A stretch of DNA from Roseovarius sp. W115:
ATTGCCGATCCCCGCCCTGTGGCCGAGCTTTTGCGTCAGTGGTCCACCGACCACGCGGAGTTTCAATTCCTGCCGCGCAAATTCAAGATTGCCGTCACCGGCGCACCCGCTGACCGGGCCGTGACGCTCGCCCATGACATCGGCCTGCAGATCGTAGAGCGCGAAGGCGAGATCGGCTATAAGGTCATCGTAGGCGGTGGTTTGGGCCGCACGCCGATGATTGGCAAGGTCATCGCTGAGTTTGTCTCTCAGGACGACTTGTTGCCCTATGTTGAGGCCGTAGTTAGCGTCTGGAACCTGCTGGGCCGCCGCGACAACAAATATAAAAGCCGCATCAAGATCACCGTGCATGAGCATGGCATCGAGGACATCCGCGCGCGGGTCGAGGAGCGGTTCAAGGTGATCCGCCCGACCTTTAGCGGCATTGACGTGCAGCTCTTTGAAGAGATCAAGGCCGCCTTTGCGCCCCCTGCGTTCCGCGAGGAAAGCACCGCGATCTTTGAAACCACCTACAAAACCGATCCGATCTTCCGGTCCTGGGCGGATGTGAACCTCGCAGACCACCGCGCGCCGGGCTATGCCATCGTGCAGATCAGCCTCAAGGCGCATGGCGAAACGCCCGGTGATGCCACAGCCGAGCAGATGCGCGTTATGGCCGATCTGGCCGAGCGCTATGGCCATGATGAGTTGCGGATCAGCCATGAGCAGAACGTGATCCTGCCGCATGTGCATAAATCCGACCTGCCCGCCATTCATGCCGAGCTGAAAAAGCATGGGCTGGCCACGGCCAATATCGGGCTGATCAGCGATATCATCGCCTGCCCCGGCATGGATTACTGTGCGCTGGCCACAGCCCGGTCCATCCCGATTGCCCAAGAGATTGCCACGCGCTTTGACGAGCTAAAGCTGGAGCATGAAATTGGCGAGCTGAAGATCAAGATCTCGGGCTGCATCAACGCCTGTGGGCACCACCATGTGGGCCATATCGGCATCCTGGGCCTCGACCGCGCGGGTGTGGAGAACTACCAAATCACGCTGGGTGGCGACCACACCGAAACTGCCGCCATTGGTGACCGCACCGGGCCGGGGTTCTCTGCGGACGAGATCATTCCGGCCATCGAGCGGATCGTTGAGGCGTATCTTGACCTGCGCGATGGAGCAGATGAGACCTTCATCGAAACCTACCGCCGTGTGGGTATGCCTCCGTTCAAAGCGGCCCTTTATGAGCAGGCCGAAGCCTATGCTGCTGAATAAGATCAACACGGATCTGCCGGTTCGGGTTGATAGCCTGAATGAGTGGTACAGGCTGCATTCGGCCACAGCCGTGCTGACACATGCGCTTGGCAACCCGGATGCGGGCAAGCTGGCGCTGGTGTCGAGCTTTGGCGCCGAGTCCGTCGTGCTCTTGCACATGGTCTCGGTCATTGATCGCAGCACACCGGTCATATTTATCGACACCGAGATGCTCTTTGCCGAGACGCTGGTCTATCAGCAGGAGGTGAGCGAGCGGCTGGGGCTGAACGATGTGCGAACCATTCGCGCCTCAAACGTGGCGCTCAAGGCCGAAGACCCGGATGCCACGTTGCATCAACGCGAAACAGACGCCTGCTGCGCTTTGCGCAAAACCCAGCCTTTGCAAGACGCGCTTGCAGGCTTCGATGGCTGGATCACAGGCCGCAAACGCTATCATGGCGGGGACCGCACCACTCTCGATTTCTTCGAGGTCGAAGAGGCCACAGGTCGCATGAAGATCAACCCGCTCGCCCATTGGACGCGGAAAGATGTGCAGACCTACATGGAAGAAAACCGGCTGCCGCGTCATCCGATGGTGACCAAAGGCTATCCGTCGATCGGCTGTATGCCCTGCACCAGCCCGGTAAACAGAAATGAAGATATCCGCGCAGGCCGTTGGCGTGGAACAGAAAAATCCGAGTGCGGCATCCATTTCGTGGACGGGAAAGCCGTCAGAACAGGAGAAAGAGCATGAGCATTATCGTATCCGACGCAGGTTTTGCACAAGACGACTGGGAGGGCGATTTCGCCGCGCTCAATGACGCGCATCCTGGTGTCGCCATTGACCTGGCCTCGTCCAATGACCCCAATGAGTTGGCCGGGCGTCTTGATGACACGCCCATGATCAGGGTGGATTTCCCCAACTTTGCTGATGGGCGCGGGTTCACTATCGCACGTCAGCTGCGACTGATGGGGTTCAAGGGCCGCCTTCGCGCCCGCGGCCATGTGATTGCGGATCAATACGCAATGGCGCGGCGTGCGGGGTTTGACGAGATTGAAATCTCGGAAGATCTGGCCAAGCGTCAGCCCGAGGATCAGTGGATGTTCCGCGCCGATTGGCGCGCGCACGACTACCAAAGCCGTCTGCGGGGAGCCTCTGCGAGCGAATTTGCCGCTGAATAACCCCTTCACCTGACCTAAATCAATGTATACGAGGAGATGCCGGGGATAAAATTCCCCGGCAATTGATGCGCATGAATGAGACCGTAAAAGTGACCGAAGCCAAAGCTGTCAAAGTCCCCACCCTGCCCGACGCCCAGACCGTGACAGAAGTCAAGCACTGGACGGACCGGCTGTTTTCCTTCCGTACCACGCGGCCTGCATCGCTGCGCTTCCGCTCGGGCGAGTTTGTGATGATCGGCCTCATGCAGACGGATGAGAAGACCGGCAAGGAAAAACCCCTTCTGCGCGCCTATTCCATCGCTTCGCCCTCCTGGGATGATGAGTTGGAGTTTTATTCGATCAAGGTGCAGGACGGCCCGCTCACATCACGGCTTCAGCACATCCAGCCGGGCGACCAGATCATTCTGCGCCCCAAACCGGTTGGCACGCTGGTGCATGACGCGCTTTTGCCGGGCAAACGGCTCTGGCTGTTTGCGACTGGCACCGGGTTCGCGCCCTTTGCCTCGCTTTTACGCGATCCGCAAACCTATGAGGATTACGACGAGGTCATCATCACCCATACCTGCCGCGAGGTGGGTGAGTTGACTTATGGCGCGGAGCTGATTGAGAGCATCCGCAGCGATGAAATGCTCGCCGAACTGATCGGCGAAGGCTTTGACGAGAAGCTGCGCTACTACCCCACCACCACCCGCGAAGAGAGCCCCAAAATGGGTCGCATCACCGATCTGATGCGCTCGGGCGAGGTGTTTGAGGATCTCGGCGTGGCTCCTCTGGCCCCCGAAACCGACCGCGCGATGGTCTGCGGCAACATGGCGTTTAACCTTGAGATCAAGGACATGCTGGAAGAATACGGCCTGCGCGAAGGGGCCAATTCAGATCCCAAGGAATACGTCGTCGAAAAGGCGTTTCTGGACTGAGGTTTTTGGCTTAGGTGTCCTGTTTTTGATCCTGGCGACCTCAACATCAACGCCGATCCGAAGGATCAAATCAGAATTTGCGCGGCAATGAAGCGGGTGTCTGGAATGACCCCCAAACCGCCGTATGCTGCGCTGCGCACCAGTGTCCGCTTTGCTTACTGTGACCACAAACAACCCTTTTCTGCGCAGGGACTCTGAAAAGGATCTATGTCCGACACATGTGGCCAAGCGATTGCTGCCCACTCGACGGTCATTTGCCTTTCTGTTACCAATGACGCAGGTTCGATCCTGCCCCATTGTCGAGGACAATATTATGCTGCGTTCAATGCTACTAACTGTCGTTCTAATTGCACCTCAGTGCCTGAATGCGAGCGAGAAAGTAGCCGTAACGAACTACTATGTTGTCAACCAAGAGCAGGTTCCTGCGGGAGAGAACGTTTTTTGGAAAGAAGACAACTACGGGACCTATACCGTTGAGGAGGGACCAATCGAGTCTGGATTTGTCCGGTGCGTGGGCTCAGGATTTGGTGGACCCAGCGGTGTCAACGGCAGCGGTGTCTGTGTTTACGGTGAAAACGAAGACACCTTCACCATGCGATGGGAGGTTGTTTCCTTCGGCTTCAACGAATGGCAGATCGTTGCATCTACCGGCAAATATTCCGGAATGACCGGAAGTGGAACGACCAAGACACGCGTGGCGTCGGAATACTTAGCGTTTCCGCACCGAATTTCTGACTGGGAAGGTGAACTCACCCTGCCCGATGGGGATTAAATTGAGACCTACAAAGCTTTAGAACAAGCTTGTTTGGGAAGCTGATAAAGTCGTCATTCAGACCATATCAGCATGTGCCGATACTGAGCTATCTGCGGCCAACTTCAAACTGCTCCGGAAGTTGTTTTTCAATAGTCTGGAATAAATTCGGGCCGAACCTTTGCGGCATGGCAAGAGGTCCGGCCCGAGTGTTTTGCGTCTGTTGAGACCTCGCGGTTGTCTTACAGCCCAAGCGCCTCGCGGACGGCTTTAAGCGCGCTCTCAAGCAGTTCAGGATTATCCTGCGCCGCCTTGAGGCTGGTGGTCAGGCCAGTTTTTTCCAACGCGCCCAAGTTTGAGCCGTCGATAAACTCAGTGACTTTATCAAGGTCAAACCCATCCACAGTCAAAAGCTCTGTGATGTCTGGTGTGGCATCACCGGCGGCGTCTGCCGTAGAGGACGCGGCCTCTTCGGTGTTGGTGTCCAGCGCAGCAGTCTCCGTTGCCTCTTCTGCGGCCTCCGCGGCCGTGTCAGCTGCGGTATCGGCTGCTTCACTTGCTGTGTCAGCCACAGAATCTGTTGCCTCGGCGGCGGTGTCTGCTGCTGCATCTGCGGCTTCGGCAGCTGTGTCAGCAGCGGCGTCGGCTGTTTCTGCAGCAGTATCCGTTGCTGCATCTACCGCACCTTCAGCGGCTTCAACCGCCTGATTGGCGGTATCCGCCGCTGCATCTGCTGCGCCTTCAGCCGCCTCGGTTACGGTATCGACAGCTTCTTGTGCCGTGTCTGCGGCGGCATCCGCCACCTCACCCGCCGTGTCTGCCGCCCCTTCCGCAAGGTTTTGCGTGCCTTCCACAGCGCCTTCCACGGCCTCTTCGGTTGCTGCGGCGGCATCGCTTGCGGCCTCTGTTGCAGTCTCAACTGCGCCTTCTGCCGCTTCCGTCACGGCCTCAGCCGCGTTCTCCACTGCCTCACCCGCAGCATCCGCAGCACTGTCCAGCGCTTCTGGTGCGTTTACATTCTCGCTGACGTCGCTTGCGATCTCCTGTGGTGACTTGCCGGAAAACAGCATGTACCCTCCGGCAATCACAATCAGTGCCACAAGAACCCAAAGCAGGTTTTTCATTTGTCTCATCCCCTTTTAAAGCAGTCTTTGCGCCTCATGCGCGAACTGCGATGTCTGTAGCTGTCAGATGCGCCCGAGCTTGAAAAGGTACAAGGGGAAATTCGACACCAATCGGCTCAGATCAGCCGATTTTGCCGCTTGAATCAGTCCCTCAGCGGCGTTAGGTTGCCACTTCAAGTCAAACCATAAGAAGGACCAAAGCCATAGCTCGCAGACCCCACAACGCGCCCCCTACGCGCGACACCGGACCGCGCATCAACGACCGCATCCGTTCCTCTGAAATCCGCCTCATCGGCGCCGAAGGAGAAAATGTAGGGGTTGTGACACCCGAACGAGCAATGGAGATGGCGGCAGACGCCGGTCTTGATCTGGTCGAGATTTCCCCAAATGCCGAACCTCCGGTCTGTAAGATCATGGACTACGGCAAGTACAAGTACGAACAGCAAAAACGCGAATCCGAGGCGCGCAAAAAGCAGAAGGTTATCGAGGTCAAAGAGGTCAAGTTCCGACCCAACACTGACACGCACGATTATGACGTGAAAATGCGCAACGTCTTTCGCTTTCTAGAGAACGGCGACAAGGTCAAAGTTACCTTGCGGTTCCGCGGCCGTGAAATGGCACATCAGGACCTGGGCCGCGACCTTTTACAGCGTGTTGCCGAGGATATAGAGGGCGTGGGCAAGATCGAAAACATGCCCAAAATGGAAGGCCGCCAGATGATTATGATCATTGGGCCTGGCGGCAAGTAACCTCAAACCTTTGAACTCAAAATGAAAAAGCGATCAGAAGCTATCTGGTCGCTTTTTTATTGTGAACACACATTGATTGCATCGTGGTCTTTGCTATCGTTTCAGGAGGCTTCTGAAGACAAACACGCGCCGGATCATCACTCTCTGGCAAAAGAATAATCAACCTGCAGCCCCAAAATCGGCTGCATATGTCTTGTGAAGCAAAGAAGAGACGAACAAACGTCCACAGCGGGGGAGACAACATGGCGCGAAGATGCAAAGCCCTTTGGGCTGGCGCTTTATGTTGCCTGGCGACAACAGCCAGCGCGGAACGGGCCAGCGACGGCCAGCTTAATCTCTATTACTGGCAAGCGCCGTCTATTCTAAACCCGTATCTGTCGGGTGGCAGCAAAGACATTGAGGCCGCCAGCCTGATCCTGGAACCCCTGGTGCGCTATGATGAAGCCGGTGCAATGGTGCCCTGGCTTGTGGATGACATCCCATCGTTGGAGAACGGTGGTGTGTCCGAAGATCTGACTTCTGTCACCTGGCGGCTCAGCGAAGGCCTTTTGTGGTCAGATGGAAGCCCGGTGACATCTGAGGATATCAAATTCACTTGGGAATACTGCACAGCCGAAGGCGGCGGGTGTGCGCAGTTTGAGAAGTTCGGCGGCATTTCTGCGATTGACACACCTGATGCGCTCACCGCAGTGGTGCGCTTTGAAGGCCCGAAACCTTTCCCCTACTCTGCATTTGTTGGCGGGTTGTCTCCTGTTTTGCAAAAGGCGCAATTTGCCGAGTGTCTTGGCCCCCGCGCCCAGGAATGCAGCGCCGAGAATTTCGCACCGATTGGCACCGGGCCCTTTGTCGTTGATGATTTTCGCCCCAATGACGTGGTGCAACTCTCGGCCAATCCCAATTACCGTGACCCGGTCAAACCTGCATTTGGCAGCGTTCTGATCAAAGGTGGCGGAAATGCCAGCACCGCAGGAAGCGCGGTGTTGGAGACCGGCGAATTTGACTATGGCTGGAATCTGCAGCTGGCGCCGGACGTTCTGGCCCGCATGGAAGCCGCGGGAAAGGGTCAAGTTGTCTCGGCTTTTGGCACGGTTGTGGAGCGGATCGTGCTCAACCTCACAGACCCATCACGCGAGCGAGGAGAAGCTCGTTCGACCGTTGCACACCCTCACCCGTTTCTGACTGACCCAGCTGTTCGCGAAGCGCTTAGCCTGGCGATTGATCGCGCGCTATTGGTTGAGATTGGCTATGGGCCTGCCGGGCGTGTGACGTGCAACGTCTTGCCCGCACCGGCGATTTATGTCTCGACCGCCAATGATGCCTGTCTGATGCAAGACATCTCAGGCGCTCAGACGCTCCTGGACGACGCGGGTTGGACCGACACTGATGGCGATGGCGTGCGGGACAAGGATGGCGTTGCCCTGCGCCTTCAGTTTCAAACCTCGACCAATGCCGTGCGGCAGGATTTCCAGGTTCTCATCAAACAATGGTGGGCCGAGATTGGTATCGACACACAGTTGCGCAACATTGATGCCAGCGTCTTTTTCGGCGGCGATCCTGGAAGCCCGGATACATTTCAAAAGTTCTTTGCCGATGTGCAGATGTTTGCCGGAAGCTTCGATGGCACCGATCCCGAGGCTTACATGTCAAGCTGGCGCTGCGACAAGATCCCGGCACCTGAAAACCAATGGCAAGGCAGCAATATCTCGCGGTTTTGTAGCGCAGACTATGACATGCTCGCCGACACAATGCGGCGCACCGGTGCCATGCACGAGCGCGCCGCCTTGGCCAAAACCATGAACGACGCTCTGGTCGGCGCGTTTGTCCTGCTGCCGCTTGTGGATCGCGGCCGTGTCTCCGCCCACGCCAATTCCCTGGGCGGTGTGCGGATCAACACCTGGGACACAGAGCTTTGGAACGCCGCCGATTGGGTGCGCAAGGACGGCAACTGAATGCACGTCGTGTGCGGAGTTGTTGAATGCTGAGCTATACGCTCCGCCGGCTCATCCTGACAGTGCCTACACTGCTTTTCATCGCTTTGGTTATCTTCTTGCTGCTGGAGCTGGCACCCGGTGATCCTATGGCGCAGGTGCCACTTACCGTGCCGCCCGAGGTCAAGGCGCAAATGCGCGAGGCCCTAGGTCTTGGCGAGGCGATGCACATCCGCTTTATCAAATGGCTGGTGCAGTTCTTCTGGATCGAGCCACAGGTCTTCATGGATCATATGTTCGGCACCTCCCTGTCCGAGGGCAAACTGCGCGTGCTCAGCTGGCAGCATCGCGGCCCGGTCATGGATGTGGTGGCAGAACGCCTGCCGCAGACGCTCTGGGTTGTGGGCACGGCCTATGTCGTGGGCATTCTCATCGCTCTACCCATCGGGATATACTCAGCCTACCGCCAGTACTCGGTGTTCGATCAGGCGGGCACATTCGTCACCATGATCGGCTATTCGATCCCGCCCTTTTTCAGCGGTCCGCTGGTGATTGCCCTTTTCTCGGTGCAGTTGGGCTGGTTCGACTTTGTCTATGACACCACCCACGAGGTCACTGACTGGGCCAGTTTCAAAGTGCAACTAAGCCAGATGGTCTTGCCGGTGATGGTTTTGTCCCTGCAGACCACCGCACAGATCAGCCGCTATATGCGCGCCACTATGCTGGACAATCTGAACCAGGATTATGTGCGCACCGCACGCGCCAAAGGTCTCTCTGAGGTGGTGGTGGTTCTGGTGCACGTTCTGCGCAACTCAATGATCCCTGTGGTCACGGTCATCGCCCTTGGCCTGCCTGCGGTCTTTGGCGGCGCGATCATCACCGAACAGCTGTTTTCCATCAACGGCATCGGCGCCCAGTTGATTGACGCGATCCGTGCCAATGATCTGCCGACGGTGCACACGCTGACTTTTATCTTTGCGGTGCTGATCGTTTTGGCCAACCTGCTTGCCGACATCCTGTACGGACTGCTCGATCCGAGGATTCGCTATGACTGAGCCGCATAAACCCTCTTCCAGTCTCTGGCGCGATGTCTGGCACGGCTTTGCACGACACCGCGGTGCGCTTCTGGGCGCTGTTGTATTTGGCCTCATCATCCTGACGGTTTTTCTCGGCCCATTCCTCTGGACGCTTGATCCCGGCTTTACCGATATCCGCGCGCGCAACCAAGGCCCAAGCTGGGCGCATCCCTTCGGCACCGACAATCTAGGCCGCGACACGCTGGCACGGGTCATGGCAGGCGGACAGATTTCCATCGCGGTCGGCCTGGCAGCCATGGCGCTTTCCATCGGTCTGGGCAGCTTGATCGGCGTGCTGGCGGGCATGTTCCGCTATCTCGATGGCCCGCTGATGCGGCTCACAGACCTTTTCTTGTCCCTACCTCTCCTGCCGTTGCTTTTGGTCATGATGCTGCTCTTTAATGAAAGCCTCACGGGCCTTCTGGGCCCTGAAACCGGCACGTTCATCCTCATCGTCGGCGCTATTGGCCTGACAAGCTGGATGCCCACAGCACGGATCGTGCGCGGCGATGTCCTTGCCCTGAAAGAACGCGAATTCGTGCTGGCTGCGCGCTCCATCGGTACATCACCCGCCAAACTCATCACGCGCCATATCCTGCCCAATGTGCTCTCGCCCATCCTGGTCTCCGCCACGCTGGGCATTGCCACGGCGATTATCACCGAAAGCGCGCTTAGCTTTCTCGGCTTCGGCTTCCCACCAGACTTCGCCACCTGGGGTCAGCTTCTCAAAGACGCGACCGTTTACCTGCAGGATTACCCCGAACGCGTGATCTGGCCCGGGCTGGCCATTTCCCTGACGGTGCTGAGCGTGAACTA
This window harbors:
- a CDS encoding peptide ABC transporter substrate-binding protein produces the protein MARRCKALWAGALCCLATTASAERASDGQLNLYYWQAPSILNPYLSGGSKDIEAASLILEPLVRYDEAGAMVPWLVDDIPSLENGGVSEDLTSVTWRLSEGLLWSDGSPVTSEDIKFTWEYCTAEGGGCAQFEKFGGISAIDTPDALTAVVRFEGPKPFPYSAFVGGLSPVLQKAQFAECLGPRAQECSAENFAPIGTGPFVVDDFRPNDVVQLSANPNYRDPVKPAFGSVLIKGGGNASTAGSAVLETGEFDYGWNLQLAPDVLARMEAAGKGQVVSAFGTVVERIVLNLTDPSRERGEARSTVAHPHPFLTDPAVREALSLAIDRALLVEIGYGPAGRVTCNVLPAPAIYVSTANDACLMQDISGAQTLLDDAGWTDTDGDGVRDKDGVALRLQFQTSTNAVRQDFQVLIKQWWAEIGIDTQLRNIDASVFFGGDPGSPDTFQKFFADVQMFAGSFDGTDPEAYMSSWRCDKIPAPENQWQGSNISRFCSADYDMLADTMRRTGAMHERAALAKTMNDALVGAFVLLPLVDRGRVSAHANSLGGVRINTWDTELWNAADWVRKDGN
- a CDS encoding phosphoadenylyl-sulfate reductase is translated as MLLNKINTDLPVRVDSLNEWYRLHSATAVLTHALGNPDAGKLALVSSFGAESVVLLHMVSVIDRSTPVIFIDTEMLFAETLVYQQEVSERLGLNDVRTIRASNVALKAEDPDATLHQRETDACCALRKTQPLQDALAGFDGWITGRKRYHGGDRTTLDFFEVEEATGRMKINPLAHWTRKDVQTYMEENRLPRHPMVTKGYPSIGCMPCTSPVNRNEDIRAGRWRGTEKSECGIHFVDGKAVRTGERA
- a CDS encoding translation initiation factor 3, whose amino-acid sequence is MKNLLWVLVALIVIAGGYMLFSGKSPQEIASDVSENVNAPEALDSAADAAGEAVENAAEAVTEAAEGAVETATEAASDAAAATEEAVEGAVEGTQNLAEGAADTAGEVADAAADTAQEAVDTVTEAAEGAADAAADTANQAVEAAEGAVDAATDTAAETADAAADTAAEAADAAADTAAEATDSVADTASEAADTAADTAAEAAEEATETAALDTNTEEAASSTADAAGDATPDITELLTVDGFDLDKVTEFIDGSNLGALEKTGLTTSLKAAQDNPELLESALKAVREALGL
- a CDS encoding nitrite/sulfite reductase, with protein sequence MYNYSEFDAAFVAERNRQFRAQVERRIDGSLTEDEFKPLRLMNGLYLQLHAYMLRVAIPYGTLGSAKMRQLALLAEKWDKGYGHFTTRQNIQYNWPELRDVPDMLDALAEVGMHAIQTSGNTIRNVTADHFAGAAADEIADPRPVAELLRQWSTDHAEFQFLPRKFKIAVTGAPADRAVTLAHDIGLQIVEREGEIGYKVIVGGGLGRTPMIGKVIAEFVSQDDLLPYVEAVVSVWNLLGRRDNKYKSRIKITVHEHGIEDIRARVEERFKVIRPTFSGIDVQLFEEIKAAFAPPAFREESTAIFETTYKTDPIFRSWADVNLADHRAPGYAIVQISLKAHGETPGDATAEQMRVMADLAERYGHDELRISHEQNVILPHVHKSDLPAIHAELKKHGLATANIGLISDIIACPGMDYCALATARSIPIAQEIATRFDELKLEHEIGELKIKISGCINACGHHHVGHIGILGLDRAGVENYQITLGGDHTETAAIGDRTGPGFSADEIIPAIERIVEAYLDLRDGADETFIETYRRVGMPPFKAALYEQAEAYAAE
- the infC gene encoding translation initiation factor IF-3, with protein sequence MARRPHNAPPTRDTGPRINDRIRSSEIRLIGAEGENVGVVTPERAMEMAADAGLDLVEISPNAEPPVCKIMDYGKYKYEQQKRESEARKKQKVIEVKEVKFRPNTDTHDYDVKMRNVFRFLENGDKVKVTLRFRGREMAHQDLGRDLLQRVAEDIEGVGKIENMPKMEGRQMIMIIGPGGK
- a CDS encoding ABC transporter permease encodes the protein MLSYTLRRLILTVPTLLFIALVIFLLLELAPGDPMAQVPLTVPPEVKAQMREALGLGEAMHIRFIKWLVQFFWIEPQVFMDHMFGTSLSEGKLRVLSWQHRGPVMDVVAERLPQTLWVVGTAYVVGILIALPIGIYSAYRQYSVFDQAGTFVTMIGYSIPPFFSGPLVIALFSVQLGWFDFVYDTTHEVTDWASFKVQLSQMVLPVMVLSLQTTAQISRYMRATMLDNLNQDYVRTARAKGLSEVVVVLVHVLRNSMIPVVTVIALGLPAVFGGAIITEQLFSINGIGAQLIDAIRANDLPTVHTLTFIFAVLIVLANLLADILYGLLDPRIRYD
- a CDS encoding ABC transporter permease, translated to MTEPHKPSSSLWRDVWHGFARHRGALLGAVVFGLIILTVFLGPFLWTLDPGFTDIRARNQGPSWAHPFGTDNLGRDTLARVMAGGQISIAVGLAAMALSIGLGSLIGVLAGMFRYLDGPLMRLTDLFLSLPLLPLLLVMMLLFNESLTGLLGPETGTFILIVGAIGLTSWMPTARIVRGDVLALKEREFVLAARSIGTSPAKLITRHILPNVLSPILVSATLGIATAIITESALSFLGFGFPPDFATWGQLLKDATVYLQDYPERVIWPGLAISLTVLSVNYMGDGLRDALDPRARR
- a CDS encoding DUF934 domain-containing protein, translating into MSIIVSDAGFAQDDWEGDFAALNDAHPGVAIDLASSNDPNELAGRLDDTPMIRVDFPNFADGRGFTIARQLRLMGFKGRLRARGHVIADQYAMARRAGFDEIEISEDLAKRQPEDQWMFRADWRAHDYQSRLRGASASEFAAE
- a CDS encoding ferredoxin--NADP reductase, whose product is MNETVKVTEAKAVKVPTLPDAQTVTEVKHWTDRLFSFRTTRPASLRFRSGEFVMIGLMQTDEKTGKEKPLLRAYSIASPSWDDELEFYSIKVQDGPLTSRLQHIQPGDQIILRPKPVGTLVHDALLPGKRLWLFATGTGFAPFASLLRDPQTYEDYDEVIITHTCREVGELTYGAELIESIRSDEMLAELIGEGFDEKLRYYPTTTREESPKMGRITDLMRSGEVFEDLGVAPLAPETDRAMVCGNMAFNLEIKDMLEEYGLREGANSDPKEYVVEKAFLD